From a region of the Molothrus ater isolate BHLD 08-10-18 breed brown headed cowbird chromosome 15, BPBGC_Mater_1.1, whole genome shotgun sequence genome:
- the LOC118692029 gene encoding bromodomain-containing protein 8-like, whose amino-acid sequence MGHAWKSELESPIKSDSSDFQSLPDWDSSLDLDVMSWRNTEEEAMGRLEGSSQEADHEMELSEPLWKDDSEDNHEAEEPRENDSLLQFLLEVTQMLESCCIGSTESPQTPWDYRGSVGKQSDGEEMRCQEKTTGTVGSGAEESQLHILAKDEEELCLEREGETEDSPGEPPSDVHSPEMSAQALDQDDSDSSSAASVLDSTGSPNMHLLQPSWNNPLQHLILKKKLLSIWRMIASHRFSSPFLKPVSEKQAPGYRDVVKRPMDLSSIKRRLSKGHIRSVMQFQCDLMLMFQNAVMYNSSDHHVFHVAVEMQREVLEQLQVLAEALLLSRDRLE is encoded by the exons ATGGGCCATGCCTGGAAGTCTGAGTTGGAATCTCCCATTAAGTCAGACAGCAGTGATTTCCAGTCCCTTCCTGACTGGGATTCAAGCTTGGATCTGGATGTGATGAGCTGGAGAAATACTGAAGAGGAGGCCATGGggaggctggaggggagcagccaAGAGGCAGACCATGAGATGGAGCTGAGTGAGCCTCTCTGGAAGGATGACAGTGAAGACAACCACGAGGCAGAGGAGCCACGTGAAAACGACAGTCTTCTGCAGTTCCTCTTGGAG GTAACCCAGATGTTGGAATCTTGCTGCATTGGCAGCACAGAGTCACCACAGACTCCGTGGGATTATCGTGGCTCTGTGGGGAAGCAGAGTGATGGGGAGGAAATGAGGTGCCAGGAAAAGACCACAGGAACAGTAGgctcaggagcagaggaaagTCAGCTGCACATCCTGGCAAAAGATGAGGAAGAACTCTGCCTGGAAAGAGAG GGAGAGACTGAAGACTCACCTGGAGAACCCCCTTCAGATGTGCACTCACCTGAGATGAGTGCTCAGGCCCTGGATCAAgatgacagtgacagcagctctgcagcctcagtgCTGGACTCCACAGGCTCTCCCAACATGCACCT gctgcagccaaGCTGGAATAACCCCCTCCAACACCTGATCCTCAAAAAAAAGCTCCTGTCCATCTGGAGGATGATAGCCAGCCACAG GTTCAGCAGCCCGTTCCTGAAGCCAGTGTCAGAGAAACAAGCCCCTGGATACAGGGATGTGGTAAAGAG ACCCATGGATTTAAGCAGCATAAAGAGGAGGCTGTCAAAGGGACACATTCGGTCCGTGATGCAGTTCCAGTGTGACCTGATGCTCATGTTCCAGAACGCCGTGATGTACAACAGCTCCGACCACCACGTGTTCCACGTGGCTGTGGAGATGCAGAGAGAGGtcttggagcagctgcaggtctTGGCTGAAGCCCTCCTGTTGtccagggacaggctggagtGA